Proteins encoded by one window of Candidatus Nitrosocosmicus hydrocola:
- a CDS encoding acyl-CoA thioesterase, producing the protein MLPSDANPLGNVFGGMILKYVDLLAGLVAKRHAGHANIVTASMDSMTFLKPVYIGNALILKARINYARRSSMEVEVKIEAEDLNKSQKVHTGTAYVTLVALDERGKPTEVPKLTLRNEEEQRRFQEGEERMNARLKSRKK; encoded by the coding sequence ATGCTGCCTTCCGATGCTAACCCGCTTGGAAATGTTTTTGGAGGCATGATTTTGAAATACGTAGACCTATTGGCAGGATTGGTTGCAAAAAGACATGCAGGACACGCCAATATCGTAACAGCAAGCATGGATAGTATGACATTTTTAAAGCCCGTATACATTGGAAACGCTTTGATCCTAAAGGCCAGGATAAATTATGCAAGGAGGAGCTCTATGGAAGTTGAGGTAAAAATAGAAGCAGAAGATTTAAACAAATCTCAAAAGGTTCACACCGGTACCGCATATGTAACTCTAGTTGCCCTGGATGAAAGGGGAAAACCAACAGAGGTTCCCAAACTAACCTTGAGAAACGAGGAAGAGCAAAGGAGATTTCAAGAAGGCGAAGAAAGAATGAATGCTAGGCTCAAAAGTAGGAAAAAGTAA